The Salinibacterium sp. M195 genome includes a window with the following:
- a CDS encoding ABC transporter permease: protein MRDLRVRYSTSALGYVWSVLDPLVMAGIYWFVFTQVFDKAVGEDPYIVFLLTALLPWMWFNGAVSDATRAYLREAKLIRSTKIPRTIWVARLVLSKGIEFIASLPVLAFFAIATGAVLHWEAAYFVLGVLLQAVLTVGVGLIVAPLVVFFRDLERATKLALRFLFYASPIIYGIPDLAKLGLDGLAAFNPLAGIFSLYRAAFFPDQLDWFAVLIGALMSLILVGIGVLVFTRTERAVLKEI, encoded by the coding sequence ATGCGCGACCTGCGCGTGCGGTATTCCACCTCAGCCCTCGGCTACGTGTGGTCAGTTCTTGACCCATTGGTGATGGCGGGCATCTACTGGTTCGTGTTCACTCAGGTCTTCGACAAAGCAGTCGGCGAAGACCCGTACATCGTCTTTCTTCTCACCGCCCTCTTGCCGTGGATGTGGTTCAACGGAGCAGTGTCGGATGCCACCCGTGCCTACTTGCGTGAAGCCAAACTCATTCGATCCACCAAGATCCCTCGCACTATCTGGGTTGCTCGACTTGTGCTCTCAAAGGGCATCGAGTTCATTGCCAGCCTGCCGGTTCTCGCTTTCTTCGCGATCGCAACGGGAGCGGTGCTGCACTGGGAAGCGGCATATTTCGTGCTCGGCGTTCTGCTGCAGGCCGTTCTCACGGTGGGAGTTGGCCTGATTGTGGCTCCCCTCGTCGTGTTCTTCCGCGACCTCGAGCGGGCAACGAAACTGGCGCTGCGCTTTCTCTTCTACGCATCGCCCATCATTTATGGCATCCCCGATCTGGCGAAGCTCGGACTCGACGGTCTCGCAGCGTTCAACCCACTCGCGGGCATCTTCTCCCTTTACCGCGCAGCGTTCTTTCCTGACCAACTCGACTGGTTCGCCGTACTCATCGGGGCGCTCATGAGCCTCATCCTGGTTGGCATCGGAGTTCTCGTCTTCACACGCACCGAGCGTGCCGTGCTGAAGGAGATTTAA
- a CDS encoding DUF3039 domain-containing protein, translating to MADTDHTGGGTDTLDRELEELLNQEQVEEGDHERFSHYAPKNKIMESALSGKPIRALCGKLWTPGRDPEKFPVCPTCKDVYEKMKA from the coding sequence ATGGCTGACACCGATCACACAGGCGGCGGAACCGACACGCTCGACCGCGAACTCGAAGAGCTGCTCAATCAGGAGCAGGTCGAAGAGGGCGACCACGAACGCTTCTCGCACTACGCGCCCAAGAACAAAATCATGGAATCCGCGTTATCCGGCAAGCCTATTCGTGCCCTCTGCGGCAAGTTGTGGACCCCGGGCCGCGACCCCGAGAAGTTTCCCGTCTGCCCGACCTGCAAAGACGTCTACGAAAAGATGAAGGCGTAG
- a CDS encoding NTP transferase domain-containing protein: MTTQVVILAAGMGSRLGRSLPKPLTELNDGRTIMQQQFDNIHHAFSNNAKVTIVVGYKLEHIIEAFPEASFVYNEQYDQTNTSKSLLRALQASAPGGVLWMNGDVVFDPAVLERAASMVARDQSFVSVNTAKVSDEEVKYTTDAEGFIKELSKTVKGGLGEAVGINYISRDAKAALIRHLKKVGDQDYFERGIELAIEEDRLLIEPIDISDLYAIEVDFAEDLERANLFV; this comes from the coding sequence ATGACTACACAAGTCGTTATTTTAGCTGCCGGTATGGGCAGCCGCTTGGGCCGCTCACTTCCGAAGCCGCTTACTGAGCTCAACGATGGCCGCACCATCATGCAGCAGCAGTTCGACAACATCCATCACGCATTTAGCAACAACGCCAAGGTGACGATCGTCGTTGGCTACAAGCTCGAACACATCATTGAGGCTTTCCCTGAAGCGTCGTTCGTCTATAACGAGCAGTACGACCAGACCAATACCTCCAAGAGCCTCCTGCGCGCGCTTCAAGCGTCAGCGCCCGGTGGAGTTCTGTGGATGAACGGCGACGTGGTCTTTGACCCCGCCGTTCTTGAGCGTGCCGCTTCGATGGTTGCTCGCGATCAGTCATTCGTCAGCGTGAACACCGCCAAGGTTTCCGACGAAGAAGTCAAGTACACGACGGATGCAGAAGGTTTCATCAAGGAACTCTCCAAGACCGTCAAGGGCGGCCTCGGCGAAGCCGTCGGCATCAACTACATTTCGCGCGATGCAAAAGCCGCACTAATTCGTCACCTCAAGAAGGTCGGTGACCAGGATTACTTCGAGCGTGGCATTGAGCTCGCCATCGAAGAAGACCGCCTGCTCATCGAACCGATCGATATTTCAGACCTGTACGCCATCGAGGTCGACTTTGCCGAGGACCTCGAACGCGCAAACCTCTTCGTCTAA
- a CDS encoding CDP-glycerol glycerophosphotransferase family protein, with protein sequence MALLKDFTTARKVVRTMLRSRRNRRRVAGLVGAHPLPDPGSVTIAVYFADTKVNLYQIRQWYAPLAELSKRFPVAIIARSPSSVLALWDEAPVPTVYLRRVSELEQFVAEQPLKIIFYVNQNAKNFQMFRYGRMWHVFINHGESDKMYMTTNQFKAYDFSFVAGAAALDRLSHKLWDFDLTKKAIPIGRPQADHFAGELPYLPDDRTVVLYAPTWEGDREAAAYGSIATHGVALAKAVLASETHRFIYRPHPRSGVVDDEYKNANIAIIAAIAEANASDPSVQHIYDDGKELGWQLVAADVAITDVSAMVYDRLATGKPLIVARPVSPLADIDEAGYLGSCEWLRADEAGDILSIVDRVQFDVEAKENLGYWAERHFGDTAQGSATARFHDAVESLIALWHRHAQIHIGDRRSSEVDPFEEDDDESPTSE encoded by the coding sequence ATGGCGCTACTAAAAGATTTCACGACCGCACGCAAGGTGGTGCGCACAATGTTGCGTTCTCGCCGTAATCGGCGTCGTGTTGCTGGGCTGGTTGGCGCGCATCCGCTTCCCGATCCCGGGTCAGTGACGATCGCCGTCTATTTTGCTGATACCAAGGTCAATTTGTATCAAATACGACAGTGGTACGCCCCCCTCGCCGAGCTCTCGAAACGTTTCCCGGTAGCGATCATCGCGCGTTCGCCCAGTTCAGTGTTGGCATTGTGGGACGAAGCCCCAGTGCCCACTGTCTACTTGCGCCGTGTTTCTGAGCTTGAGCAATTTGTGGCCGAGCAGCCGCTCAAGATTATTTTCTACGTCAATCAGAACGCTAAGAACTTTCAGATGTTCCGGTATGGGCGCATGTGGCACGTTTTCATCAACCATGGTGAGAGCGACAAAATGTACATGACGACGAACCAGTTCAAGGCCTACGACTTCAGTTTTGTCGCCGGGGCTGCTGCGCTCGACAGGTTGAGCCACAAGTTATGGGATTTCGATCTCACCAAGAAGGCGATTCCGATTGGCCGGCCGCAGGCCGACCATTTCGCGGGCGAATTGCCTTATCTTCCCGACGATCGCACCGTTGTGCTCTATGCGCCCACGTGGGAGGGCGATAGAGAAGCTGCGGCCTACGGCTCAATTGCCACCCACGGTGTCGCGTTAGCGAAAGCTGTTCTCGCCAGTGAGACCCACCGCTTCATCTATCGTCCACACCCTCGCAGTGGCGTTGTTGACGATGAGTACAAGAATGCCAATATTGCGATCATTGCGGCAATCGCCGAAGCCAACGCGTCCGATCCCTCGGTTCAACATATCTATGACGATGGCAAAGAACTGGGTTGGCAGTTGGTGGCAGCGGATGTCGCGATCACGGACGTTTCGGCCATGGTCTATGACCGGCTCGCGACGGGTAAACCGCTGATCGTTGCTCGACCTGTTTCGCCTCTGGCCGATATCGACGAGGCCGGATACCTCGGATCATGCGAGTGGTTGCGCGCTGACGAGGCTGGAGACATTCTCTCGATCGTCGATCGGGTGCAATTCGACGTCGAAGCGAAGGAAAACTTGGGGTATTGGGCAGAACGTCACTTCGGCGATACCGCTCAGGGTTCCGCGACCGCACGCTTCCATGATGCTGTCGAATCGCTGATCGCACTGTGGCACCGTCACGCTCAGATTCACATTGGCGATCGTCGGAGCAGCGAGGTTGACCCTTTCGAGGAAGACGACGACGAGTCACCCACCAGCGAATAG
- a CDS encoding ABC transporter ATP-binding protein: MNDDYVIRVDDAGIRFRLNRRSRRSFKDLFAGRKRRARADEFWALRNVSFDVTAGEAIGVVGRNGQGKSTLLKLVAEVMLADEGAVHVGKGVAPLIEITGGFVDDLSVRDNVYLTAGLHGMTKHEINDRFDEIISFAEIERFIDTPYKHLSSGMKVRIAFAVISRLEEPIILVDEVLAVGDKAFREKCYRRIEELLTGGRTLFFVSHNERDLRRFCSRGLYLDKGELVLDGPINDVLARYNEDYGS; the protein is encoded by the coding sequence ATGAACGACGACTACGTCATCCGGGTTGACGACGCCGGCATCCGGTTTCGGCTCAACCGCCGCTCACGACGCAGCTTCAAGGATCTCTTTGCTGGACGCAAACGTCGCGCTCGAGCCGACGAGTTCTGGGCGCTCCGCAACGTAAGTTTCGACGTCACCGCTGGCGAAGCGATCGGTGTGGTTGGCCGAAATGGTCAAGGCAAGTCAACCCTGCTCAAACTGGTCGCCGAAGTCATGCTTGCCGATGAGGGCGCCGTGCATGTCGGCAAGGGCGTGGCTCCGCTCATCGAGATTACGGGTGGGTTCGTCGACGATCTGAGCGTGCGTGACAATGTGTATCTCACTGCGGGTCTGCACGGCATGACGAAACACGAAATCAATGATCGATTCGACGAAATCATTAGTTTTGCTGAGATCGAGCGCTTCATCGATACCCCGTACAAGCATCTGTCGAGCGGCATGAAAGTTCGCATCGCGTTCGCCGTGATCTCTCGCCTCGAAGAACCCATCATCTTGGTGGATGAGGTTCTGGCGGTCGGCGACAAGGCGTTCCGCGAGAAGTGCTATCGCCGAATAGAAGAACTTCTCACAGGCGGGCGCACCCTATTCTTCGTCTCTCACAACGAACGAGATCTTCGCCGTTTCTGTAGCCGTGGCCTCTATCTAGACAAGGGCGAGCTCGTACTGGACGGTCCCATCAACGATGTCCTCGCACGCTACAACGAAGATTACGGTTCCTGA
- a CDS encoding ABC transporter ATP-binding protein yields the protein MPSEAARAEKPQAVEKPDGVLAGLARLRALAAQFAATPAAPAVTKAPEVEAEEVAEDASAVDQPDSEAEPNADSASDAVVDSAAAQAAVQVPDDQSEPEPTPEPEPEPELQVEPERSVESDSKAETAVDITVDEPELEAEAEPEAEPELAPARENDAVVAVTPTLSHGIEATSTESVLEVRGLSKGFGDMVAVNDIDLNVRAGVFYGIVGPNGAGKTTTLSMITGLLRPDSGTASVNGVNVWDSPEIAKRSMGVLPDRLRIFDRLTGSQLLYYSGVLRGLKAAEVRKRSADLATAFGLDDVMGRLVSDYSSGMLKKVALAAAMIHSPRLLILDEPFESVDPVSAATVTRILKQYVNAGGTVLLSSHRMELVQRVCSHVAVIVEGSLLADGTIDEVRNGMSLEDRFVQLTGKNSSGGGLEWLNSFSD from the coding sequence GTGCCATCTGAAGCGGCTCGCGCCGAGAAGCCCCAAGCTGTAGAGAAGCCGGATGGGGTTCTCGCTGGTTTGGCTCGCTTGCGTGCACTCGCAGCGCAATTCGCCGCTACCCCTGCTGCTCCCGCGGTGACGAAAGCGCCTGAGGTTGAGGCCGAAGAAGTGGCCGAGGATGCGAGTGCGGTTGACCAGCCGGACTCCGAAGCCGAGCCCAACGCTGACTCTGCTTCCGATGCGGTAGTCGATAGTGCTGCGGCTCAGGCCGCTGTGCAGGTGCCAGACGACCAGAGCGAGCCGGAACCGACACCGGAGCCGGAGCCCGAGCCCGAGCTGCAGGTTGAGCCGGAACGTTCCGTTGAGTCCGATTCCAAGGCCGAAACTGCAGTCGACATCACCGTAGACGAGCCAGAACTCGAAGCCGAAGCCGAGCCCGAAGCTGAACCTGAGCTCGCTCCGGCTCGAGAGAACGATGCCGTCGTTGCGGTGACGCCGACGCTCTCGCACGGGATCGAAGCGACATCCACTGAAAGCGTTCTGGAAGTTCGGGGACTCTCAAAGGGCTTCGGCGACATGGTTGCGGTCAACGACATTGACTTGAACGTGCGTGCGGGTGTCTTCTACGGGATCGTTGGTCCCAACGGCGCTGGAAAAACCACCACCCTCTCGATGATCACCGGTCTCTTGCGCCCCGATTCGGGAACCGCCAGCGTCAACGGGGTCAACGTGTGGGATTCGCCTGAGATTGCCAAGCGATCGATGGGGGTTCTCCCTGACCGTCTGCGCATCTTTGACCGACTTACTGGCTCGCAACTGCTGTACTACTCCGGCGTGCTGCGCGGCCTCAAAGCCGCAGAAGTCAGAAAACGCTCCGCAGATTTGGCTACGGCGTTTGGTCTTGACGATGTGATGGGTCGCCTCGTCAGCGACTACTCCTCAGGCATGCTCAAAAAGGTCGCGCTCGCGGCCGCAATGATCCACTCGCCGCGACTGCTGATTCTTGACGAACCCTTCGAGTCTGTTGATCCTGTTTCGGCAGCAACCGTCACCCGCATCCTGAAGCAGTATGTAAATGCTGGCGGAACAGTTCTGCTGTCGAGTCACCGCATGGAACTCGTGCAGCGTGTCTGTAGCCACGTTGCCGTGATCGTTGAAGGATCCCTGCTCGCCGACGGAACAATCGACGAGGTGCGCAACGGAATGTCTCTCGAAGACCGCTTCGTGCAGCTCACCGGTAAGAATTCTAGTGGGGGAGGCCTCGAGTGGTTAAACAGTTTCTCCGACTGA
- a CDS encoding nicotinate phosphoribosyltransferase, translating to MLDAAIGSGRHERPCVFEAFARRLPDGRRYGIVAGTGRLLELIEQFRFGDDELSFLQQNKVVSSGTIDWLADYRFTGKIAGYREGDVYFPGSPVLIVEGTFAEAVLLETLTLSVLNYDSAVASAASRMVTAADSRPVVEMGSRRTGERSAVASARAAYIAGFTATSNLEAGRQWGVPTMGTAAHSFTLLHDSEEEAFQAQVDAFGPSTTLLVDTYDVETAVNLAVKVAGTELGAVRIDSGDLAVQVATVRAQLDSLGATNTRITVTNDLDEHAIAALRAAPVNSYGVGTSVVTGSGHPAAGMVYKLVAHHNDAGQWVSVAKKSTAKATIGGHKAAMRTLEGGIASTELIYQAVDGRPDVEGRELIVDLVNDGVADARWLGREGTRAARDHREQALAELPENAFRLSRGEPVVPTLYR from the coding sequence ATGCTCGACGCCGCAATCGGCAGTGGCCGCCACGAACGCCCGTGTGTGTTCGAGGCGTTTGCCCGCCGCCTCCCTGACGGTCGCCGCTATGGCATCGTCGCGGGAACGGGGCGGCTTCTTGAGCTGATTGAGCAATTCCGTTTCGGCGATGACGAGTTGTCGTTCTTGCAGCAGAACAAGGTTGTCAGCTCAGGCACCATTGACTGGCTTGCCGACTACCGTTTCACTGGCAAGATTGCGGGCTACCGCGAAGGCGACGTCTATTTTCCTGGCTCCCCCGTGCTGATCGTTGAGGGAACATTTGCCGAAGCGGTGCTTCTCGAAACTCTTACGCTGAGCGTGCTGAACTACGACTCCGCCGTCGCATCCGCAGCTTCTCGCATGGTGACCGCCGCCGATTCGCGACCGGTTGTCGAGATGGGCTCGCGCCGCACGGGCGAACGCTCCGCCGTGGCATCCGCGCGCGCAGCGTACATCGCTGGCTTCACCGCCACCAGCAACTTGGAGGCCGGCCGCCAGTGGGGCGTGCCAACGATGGGAACGGCAGCACACTCCTTCACTCTGCTTCACGATTCAGAAGAAGAAGCTTTCCAGGCGCAAGTGGATGCTTTCGGACCGTCAACAACTTTGCTCGTCGACACCTACGACGTTGAAACTGCGGTGAACCTCGCGGTGAAAGTGGCCGGAACGGAATTGGGGGCAGTGCGTATTGACTCTGGTGACCTGGCTGTCCAGGTCGCCACCGTTCGGGCGCAACTCGATTCTTTGGGCGCGACAAACACTCGCATCACCGTCACCAATGATCTTGACGAGCATGCGATTGCTGCTTTGCGGGCAGCACCCGTCAATTCCTACGGCGTGGGAACTTCTGTCGTGACAGGTTCCGGGCATCCCGCCGCTGGCATGGTGTACAAACTTGTCGCCCACCACAACGATGCGGGTCAGTGGGTTTCGGTCGCCAAAAAGTCGACAGCAAAGGCGACGATCGGTGGCCACAAAGCCGCGATGCGCACCCTCGAGGGCGGCATCGCGAGCACCGAATTGATCTACCAGGCTGTTGACGGTCGCCCGGATGTCGAGGGGCGTGAGCTCATCGTCGATCTCGTTAACGACGGTGTGGCGGATGCTCGCTGGTTGGGTCGCGAAGGCACGCGTGCCGCACGCGACCACCGCGAGCAGGCTCTCGCTGAACTACCCGAGAACGCTTTTCGGCTTTCGCGTGGCGAACCCGTCGTGCCGACTCTCTACCGTTAG
- the murI gene encoding glutamate racemase, with amino-acid sequence MTDAPIGVFDSGVGGLTVARAIIDQLPHESILYVGDTLHSPYGPKPIADVRRYALEVMDRLVDDGVKLLVIACNTASAAMLRDARERYTEAYGIEVVEVIQPATRAAVRQTRNGRVGVIGTEGTIKSRAYEDAFAAASAIELFTQACPRFVEFVEAGVTTGPEVLAVAEEYLAPLKAAEIDTLVLGCTHYPHISAAIQYVMGRDVTLVSSAEETAYDVYNTLVAHNLLRDPSKSANHTFEATGPDKLGFTRLASRFMGPNIVRVETFETGAITLPHFD; translated from the coding sequence GTGACTGATGCACCTATTGGCGTTTTCGACTCCGGAGTCGGTGGCCTCACCGTAGCTCGGGCGATCATTGACCAGTTGCCGCATGAATCGATTCTCTACGTTGGCGACACTCTGCACTCGCCGTATGGCCCCAAGCCGATAGCGGATGTTCGTCGCTATGCCCTCGAAGTCATGGATCGCCTCGTTGACGACGGCGTGAAGTTGCTCGTGATTGCCTGTAACACGGCGTCTGCCGCAATGCTTCGGGATGCACGAGAGCGCTACACGGAGGCCTACGGCATCGAGGTCGTCGAAGTGATCCAGCCCGCCACGAGGGCGGCAGTTCGTCAGACCCGCAACGGCCGCGTCGGAGTGATCGGCACCGAGGGCACGATCAAGTCTCGGGCGTACGAGGATGCCTTCGCTGCGGCATCCGCAATCGAACTTTTTACCCAGGCCTGCCCGCGTTTCGTCGAATTTGTGGAAGCCGGCGTCACGACCGGACCAGAAGTTCTCGCCGTCGCTGAAGAGTATTTGGCGCCGCTGAAGGCTGCCGAGATCGATACCCTCGTGCTTGGCTGCACGCACTACCCCCACATTTCTGCCGCGATTCAGTATGTGATGGGTCGCGATGTCACGCTCGTGTCGAGTGCGGAAGAGACTGCCTATGACGTGTACAACACGCTCGTGGCGCATAACTTGCTGCGAGACCCCTCGAAATCTGCCAACCACACCTTCGAGGCAACCGGGCCAGACAAGCTCGGCTTCACACGCCTAGCATCTCGCTTTATGGGCCCCAACATTGTGAGGGTCGAAACCTTTGAGACCGGCGCAATAACGCTTCCGCACTTTGACTAA
- a CDS encoding DEAD/DEAH box helicase, translating to MTDSDSTAPSETTETAITFSDLALSDAVLKAVREIGYETPSAIQAATIPTLLAGRDVVGLAQTGTGKTAAFALPILSRLDVSQSKPQALVLSPTRELALQVCEAFEKYATHMRGVHVLPVYGGQAYGVQLSALRRGVHVVVGTPGRIMDHLAKGTLDLSELKYLVLDEADEMLKMGFAEDVETILADTPDDKQVALFSATMPAQIRRISKKYLNDAEEITVKAKTTTSANTSQRYLIVSYPQKVDALTRILEVENFEGMIIFVRTKSETENLAEKLRARGYSAAAISGDVAQAQRERTVNQLKSGKLDILVATDVAARGLDVDRISHVVNFDIPVDTESYVHRIGRTGRAGRSGSAISFVTPRERRLLTAIEKATRQPLTQMQLPSVEDVNSTRLTRFDDAITEALNQQPRISAFRDIIAHYVEHHDIPETDVAAALAVVAQGDTPLLLSAEEERAQRFAERDERKVRTDRPERGGDRGGERGDRPERRPRSTKPMTAYRIEVGKRHRVEPRQIVGALANEGGLNRDDFGHIQIRPDFSLVELPADMSKDVLDRLRDTRISGKLIEISPDRKANGGGGGQYPSRDRSFEGGARANREREESRGYNNRDSAPRESAGRDSGSRDGGSRYEDRPTRKPRS from the coding sequence ATGACCGATTCTGATTCAACCGCACCGTCTGAAACCACCGAGACCGCGATCACTTTCTCCGACCTCGCTCTCAGCGATGCGGTATTGAAAGCGGTCCGCGAGATCGGCTACGAGACGCCTTCGGCTATTCAAGCAGCCACTATTCCTACTCTTCTAGCAGGGCGCGACGTCGTCGGCCTCGCCCAGACCGGCACGGGAAAGACGGCAGCCTTCGCGCTGCCAATTCTCTCGCGCCTCGATGTATCCCAGAGCAAGCCACAGGCACTCGTGCTCTCCCCCACCCGCGAACTCGCGTTGCAGGTGTGTGAGGCATTCGAGAAGTACGCCACTCACATGCGTGGCGTTCACGTGCTCCCCGTTTATGGCGGACAGGCCTACGGCGTTCAGCTTTCGGCATTGCGCCGTGGCGTTCACGTTGTTGTCGGCACTCCCGGCCGCATCATGGACCATCTCGCTAAGGGCACGCTTGACCTCTCCGAGCTCAAGTACCTCGTTCTCGATGAGGCCGACGAAATGCTCAAGATGGGCTTCGCCGAAGACGTTGAGACGATCCTCGCTGACACCCCCGATGACAAACAGGTCGCTCTCTTCTCCGCGACGATGCCGGCACAGATTCGCCGCATCTCCAAGAAGTACCTGAACGATGCCGAAGAGATCACGGTCAAGGCCAAGACCACAACCTCGGCCAACACCAGCCAGCGCTACCTGATCGTTTCCTACCCGCAAAAGGTGGATGCCCTCACCCGCATCCTCGAAGTCGAAAACTTTGAAGGCATGATCATCTTCGTTCGCACAAAGAGCGAAACCGAAAACCTCGCCGAGAAGTTGCGTGCCCGCGGTTACTCCGCAGCCGCCATCAGCGGTGACGTTGCCCAGGCCCAGCGCGAACGCACCGTCAACCAGCTCAAATCGGGCAAGCTCGACATCCTCGTGGCAACAGACGTTGCTGCTCGTGGACTCGACGTTGACCGCATCAGCCACGTGGTGAACTTCGACATCCCCGTCGATACCGAGTCGTACGTGCACCGCATCGGCCGCACCGGTCGTGCCGGTCGCAGCGGTTCGGCAATCAGCTTCGTCACTCCTCGCGAGCGTCGCCTGCTGACCGCCATCGAGAAGGCCACGCGCCAGCCGCTCACGCAAATGCAGCTTCCCTCGGTTGAAGACGTCAACTCGACGCGCCTCACGCGCTTCGACGACGCCATCACCGAAGCGCTTAACCAGCAGCCACGCATTTCGGCGTTCCGCGACATCATTGCTCACTACGTCGAGCACCACGATATTCCCGAGACTGATGTTGCCGCCGCGCTTGCCGTTGTAGCTCAGGGCGACACTCCCCTGCTTCTCTCGGCTGAAGAAGAGCGCGCTCAGCGCTTTGCGGAGCGCGACGAGCGCAAGGTACGCACCGATCGCCCCGAGCGTGGTGGCGACCGCGGCGGTGAGCGTGGTGACCGTCCAGAGCGTCGCCCGCGTTCCACTAAGCCGATGACGGCCTACCGCATTGAAGTCGGCAAGCGCCACCGCGTTGAGCCCCGCCAGATCGTGGGTGCTCTCGCCAATGAGGGTGGATTGAACCGTGACGACTTTGGTCACATCCAAATTCGTCCAGACTTCTCGCTCGTCGAGTTACCTGCCGACATGTCGAAAGATGTTTTGGATCGACTTCGCGATACCCGCATCAGCGGCAAGCTGATTGAAATCAGCCCCGACCGCAAGGCGAACGGCGGCGGAGGCGGCCAATACCCTAGCCGGGATCGTTCATTCGAAGGTGGCGCCCGCGCTAACCGCGAACGCGAAGAATCACGCGGTTACAACAACCGCGATTCAGCCCCTCGGGAGAGTGCCGGACGCGATAGCGGAAGCCGTGATGGTGGAAGCCGTTACGAAGATCGCCCCACGCGCAAGCCGCGCAGCTAG
- a CDS encoding glycosyltransferase family 2 protein, with the protein MTHRIGVVCLSQGKRPDDLASGLASLQAQQGVELDIIVVGNGWDPVGLPDAVRGLHLTANLGIPAGRNRGVEHVHGDWIFFLDDDASIPSPTFLSDAVAKMVADPTIGLLQPRVEDAEGKENPRRWIPRIRKGDPQHPSDVFSVWEGAVLMPRDLFDEIGGWGDPYFYAHEGIELAWRVWAAGKRAWYAGDLVANHPAIDPARHSYYYRLNARNRVWLAKRNLPVLLVPIYVASWTAIQILRSARNPVGMRAWWGGWFAGWRENPGGRRSMSLATVGRMTRAGRPPVI; encoded by the coding sequence ATGACCCATCGCATCGGCGTGGTTTGCCTCAGTCAAGGAAAGCGCCCCGATGATCTCGCCAGCGGACTTGCTTCATTGCAGGCACAGCAGGGCGTCGAACTCGACATCATTGTCGTCGGAAACGGTTGGGATCCTGTCGGGCTGCCGGATGCCGTACGCGGCCTTCATCTGACCGCTAACCTCGGCATTCCGGCGGGGCGCAATCGCGGCGTCGAGCATGTGCATGGCGACTGGATATTCTTCCTAGATGACGACGCCAGCATCCCGTCGCCAACGTTCCTGAGCGACGCGGTAGCGAAAATGGTTGCAGACCCCACCATCGGACTCCTGCAGCCTCGCGTTGAAGATGCTGAAGGCAAAGAGAACCCGCGCCGGTGGATTCCGAGGATCCGCAAAGGTGACCCGCAGCATCCCAGCGACGTGTTTTCTGTGTGGGAAGGTGCCGTGCTCATGCCCCGGGACCTCTTCGACGAGATCGGCGGTTGGGGCGACCCTTACTTCTATGCCCATGAAGGCATTGAACTGGCGTGGAGAGTGTGGGCGGCCGGAAAGCGTGCCTGGTACGCCGGCGATCTAGTGGCCAACCACCCCGCGATCGATCCTGCCCGTCACAGTTACTACTACCGGCTCAATGCGCGAAACCGCGTCTGGTTGGCGAAGCGAAACCTTCCGGTGTTGCTCGTGCCGATCTATGTTGCGAGTTGGACGGCAATTCAAATTCTGCGGTCAGCCCGAAACCCCGTCGGCATGCGTGCCTGGTGGGGTGGCTGGTTCGCGGGCTGGCGAGAGAATCCCGGTGGCCGCCGAAGCATGAGCTTGGCGACTGTTGGTCGGATGACGCGTGCTGGTCGCCCTCCCGTGATCTAA